In Mus musculus strain C57BL/6J chromosome 14, GRCm38.p6 C57BL/6J, the following are encoded in one genomic region:
- the Vmn2r89 gene encoding vomeronasal 2, receptor 89 isoform 2 precursor (isoform 2 precursor is encoded by transcript variant 2) yields MKKLCAFTISFLSLKFSLILCCLTEASCFWRIKNSEDSDGDLQRECHFYLWVIDKPIEDNFYNSVLNFRISASEYEFLLVMFFATDEINKNPYLLPNITLIFSIVGGHCHDLLRGLDQSYTQINGRVNFVNYFCYLDDSCNIGLTGPSWKKSLKLAMDSSIPMVFFGPFNPNLRDHDRLPHVHQVAPKDTHLSHGMVSLMFHFRWTWIGLVISDDDQGIQFLSDLREESQRHGICLAFVNMIPENMQIYMTRATIYDKQIMTSSAKVVIIYGEMNSTLEVSFRRWEDLGARRIWITTSQWDIILNKKEFTLNLFHGPITFAHHKVEIPKLRNFMQTMNTAKYPVDISHTILEWNYFNCSISKNSSKMDLFTSNNTLEWTALHNYDMAMSDEGYNLYNAVYVAAHTYHEHILQQVESQKKVEHNRYFTVCQQVSSLMKTRVFTNPVGELVNMKHRENQCTEYDIFIIWNFPQGLGLKLKIGSYIPCFPKSQQLHISDDLEWAMGGTSI; encoded by the exons ATGAAGAAGCTCTGTGCTTTCACTATTTCATTTTTGTCTCTGAAGTTTTCTCTCATCTTGTGCTGTTTGACTGAAGCAAGTTGCTTTTGGAGGATAAAGAATAGTGAAGATAGTGATGGAGATTTGCAAAGAGAATGTCATTTTTACCTTTGGGTAATTGATAAACCTATTgaagataatttttataattcagttttaaattttag AATATCAGCAAGTGAATATGAGTTTCTTCTGGTAATGTTTTTTGCTACTGATGAGATCAACAAGAATCCTTATCTTTTACCCAACATAACTTTGATATTCAGCATCGTTGGTGGTCACTGTCATGATTTATTGAGAGGTCTGGATCaatcatatacacaaataaatggaCGTGTGAATTTTGTTAATTATTTCTGTTATTTAGATGATTCATGTAACATAGGCCTTACAGGACCATCATGGAAAAAATCCTTAAAACTGGCAATGGATTCTTCAATACCAATG gttttctttggaccatttaatCCTAACCTACGCGACCATGACCGGCTGCCCCATGTCCATCAGGTAGCCCCCAAGGACACACATTTATCCCATGGCATGGTCTCCTTGATGTTTCATTTTAGATGGACTTGGATAGGACTGGTCATCTCAGATGATGACCAGGGTATTCAGTTTCTCTCAGATTTAAGAGAAGAAAGCCAAAGGCATGGGATCTGTTTAGCTTTTGTTAATATGATCCCAGAAAACATGCAGATATACATGACAAGGGCTACAATATATGATAAACAAATTATGACATCTTCAGCAAAGGTTGTTATCATTTATGGTGAAATGAACTCTACTCTAGAAGTAAGcttcagaagatgggaagatttaGGTGCTCGGAGAATCTGGATCACAACCTCACAATGGGAtatcatattaaataaaaaagaattcacTCTTAATCTCTTCCATGGCCCTATCACTTTTGCACACCACAAAGTTGAGATTCCTAAATTAAGGAATTTTATGCAAACAATGAACACTGCCAAATACCCAGTAGATATTTCTCATACTATACTGGAgtggaattattttaattgttcaaTCTCTAAGAACAGCAGTAAAATGGATCTTTTTACATCCAACAACACATTGGAATGGACAGCACTGCACAACTATGATATGGCCATGAGTGATGAAGGTTACAATTTGTATAATGCTGTTTATGTTGCGGCCCACACCTACCATGAACACATTCTTCAACAAGTAGAGTCTCAGAAAAAGGTAGAACACAACAGATATTTCACTGTttgtcagcag GTATCTTCCTTGATGAAAACCAGGGTATTTACGAACCCGGTTGGAGAACTGGTGAACATGAAGCATAGGGAAAATCAGTGTACAGAGtatgatattttcatcatttggaattttccacaaggccttggattaaaattgaaaataggaAGCTATATACCTTGTTTTCCAAAGAGTCAACAACTTCATATATCTGATGATTTGGAATGGGCCATGGGAGGAACATCA ATATAG
- the Vmn2r89 gene encoding vomeronasal 2, receptor 89 isoform 1 precursor (isoform 1 precursor is encoded by transcript variant 1), translating to MKKLCAFTISFLSLKFSLILCCLTEASCFWRIKNSEDSDGDLQRECHFYLWVIDKPIEDNFYNSVLNFRISASEYEFLLVMFFATDEINKNPYLLPNITLIFSIVGGHCHDLLRGLDQSYTQINGRVNFVNYFCYLDDSCNIGLTGPSWKKSLKLAMDSSIPMVFFGPFNPNLRDHDRLPHVHQVAPKDTHLSHGMVSLMFHFRWTWIGLVISDDDQGIQFLSDLREESQRHGICLAFVNMIPENMQIYMTRATIYDKQIMTSSAKVVIIYGEMNSTLEVSFRRWEDLGARRIWITTSQWDIILNKKEFTLNLFHGPITFAHHKVEIPKLRNFMQTMNTAKYPVDISHTILEWNYFNCSISKNSSKMDLFTSNNTLEWTALHNYDMAMSDEGYNLYNAVYVAAHTYHEHILQQVESQKKVEHNRYFTVCQQI from the exons ATGAAGAAGCTCTGTGCTTTCACTATTTCATTTTTGTCTCTGAAGTTTTCTCTCATCTTGTGCTGTTTGACTGAAGCAAGTTGCTTTTGGAGGATAAAGAATAGTGAAGATAGTGATGGAGATTTGCAAAGAGAATGTCATTTTTACCTTTGGGTAATTGATAAACCTATTgaagataatttttataattcagttttaaattttag AATATCAGCAAGTGAATATGAGTTTCTTCTGGTAATGTTTTTTGCTACTGATGAGATCAACAAGAATCCTTATCTTTTACCCAACATAACTTTGATATTCAGCATCGTTGGTGGTCACTGTCATGATTTATTGAGAGGTCTGGATCaatcatatacacaaataaatggaCGTGTGAATTTTGTTAATTATTTCTGTTATTTAGATGATTCATGTAACATAGGCCTTACAGGACCATCATGGAAAAAATCCTTAAAACTGGCAATGGATTCTTCAATACCAATG gttttctttggaccatttaatCCTAACCTACGCGACCATGACCGGCTGCCCCATGTCCATCAGGTAGCCCCCAAGGACACACATTTATCCCATGGCATGGTCTCCTTGATGTTTCATTTTAGATGGACTTGGATAGGACTGGTCATCTCAGATGATGACCAGGGTATTCAGTTTCTCTCAGATTTAAGAGAAGAAAGCCAAAGGCATGGGATCTGTTTAGCTTTTGTTAATATGATCCCAGAAAACATGCAGATATACATGACAAGGGCTACAATATATGATAAACAAATTATGACATCTTCAGCAAAGGTTGTTATCATTTATGGTGAAATGAACTCTACTCTAGAAGTAAGcttcagaagatgggaagatttaGGTGCTCGGAGAATCTGGATCACAACCTCACAATGGGAtatcatattaaataaaaaagaattcacTCTTAATCTCTTCCATGGCCCTATCACTTTTGCACACCACAAAGTTGAGATTCCTAAATTAAGGAATTTTATGCAAACAATGAACACTGCCAAATACCCAGTAGATATTTCTCATACTATACTGGAgtggaattattttaattgttcaaTCTCTAAGAACAGCAGTAAAATGGATCTTTTTACATCCAACAACACATTGGAATGGACAGCACTGCACAACTATGATATGGCCATGAGTGATGAAGGTTACAATTTGTATAATGCTGTTTATGTTGCGGCCCACACCTACCATGAACACATTCTTCAACAAGTAGAGTCTCAGAAAAAGGTAGAACACAACAGATATTTCACTGTttgtcagcag ATATAG